Proteins encoded within one genomic window of Sphaerotilus montanus:
- a CDS encoding glycosyltransferase family 4 protein: protein MNILYLNHYAGAPALGMEYRPYYLAREWTRLGHRVQMVACATSHVRATAPVHRDHPIHAPTHQDIDGIDYLWFPGPAYQGNGLGRVKNIWAFLRQVWRASRRIATQFRPDVVIASSTYPMDIWVARRLARMARAKLVFEVHDLWPLSPIELSGMSPRHPFIVLCQKAEDDAYRDADVVVSMLPKVHAHMASRGLDLKKLHIVPNGITLDEWTGELPALRPDVAAAVEQARARGATVVGYAGSMGLPNALDTLLDAMRQLQTQGAPIALVMVGGGHECDRLAARVQTEGLANVQMLPPIPKAQIPAFLAEIDIAYIGWQRVPIYRFGIAPNKLMDYMMAGCAVLHSVEAGNDPVAEAGCGLTVAPESADAVAEGLRRMAALTPTERHAMGERGQAFVQAHHTYPVLARRFLAACTG, encoded by the coding sequence ATGAACATCCTCTACCTGAACCACTACGCCGGCGCACCCGCGCTGGGCATGGAATACCGGCCCTACTACCTCGCCCGCGAGTGGACCCGTCTGGGCCACCGGGTGCAGATGGTCGCCTGCGCCACTTCGCATGTGCGCGCCACGGCGCCGGTGCACCGCGACCACCCGATCCATGCGCCCACGCATCAGGACATCGACGGCATCGACTACCTCTGGTTCCCCGGCCCCGCCTACCAGGGCAACGGGCTGGGGCGGGTGAAGAACATCTGGGCCTTCCTGCGCCAGGTGTGGCGCGCCTCGCGCCGCATCGCCACGCAGTTCCGCCCGGACGTGGTGATCGCGTCCAGCACCTACCCGATGGACATCTGGGTCGCCCGCCGGCTGGCGCGCATGGCGCGGGCCAAGTTGGTGTTCGAGGTGCACGACCTCTGGCCGCTGTCACCGATCGAGCTGTCGGGCATGTCGCCGCGGCACCCCTTCATCGTGCTGTGCCAGAAGGCCGAGGACGACGCCTACCGCGACGCGGACGTGGTCGTCTCGATGCTGCCCAAGGTCCATGCCCACATGGCCAGCCGCGGGCTGGACCTGAAGAAGCTGCACATCGTGCCCAACGGCATCACGCTGGACGAATGGACCGGCGAACTGCCCGCGCTGCGCCCCGACGTGGCGGCTGCGGTCGAGCAGGCCCGTGCGCGCGGCGCCACCGTCGTCGGCTACGCCGGCTCGATGGGCCTGCCGAATGCGCTGGACACGCTGCTTGATGCCATGCGCCAGCTGCAGACGCAGGGCGCGCCGATCGCCCTCGTCATGGTCGGCGGTGGCCACGAGTGCGACCGGCTCGCCGCGCGCGTGCAGACCGAGGGACTGGCGAACGTGCAGATGCTGCCGCCGATCCCCAAGGCGCAGATCCCCGCCTTCCTCGCCGAGATCGACATCGCCTACATCGGCTGGCAGCGGGTGCCGATCTACCGCTTCGGCATCGCGCCGAACAAGCTGATGGACTACATGATGGCCGGCTGCGCGGTGCTGCACTCGGTGGAGGCCGGCAACGACCCGGTCGCGGAGGCCGGCTGCGGCCTGACCGTCGCCCCCGAGTCGGCCGACGCCGTGGCCGAGGGCCTGCGCCGCATGGCCGCCCTCACCCCGACCGAGCGCCACGCGATGGGCGAGCGCGGGCAGGCGTTTGTCCAGGCGCACCACACCTACCCCGTGCTGGCGCGGCGCTTCCTGGCCGCCTGCACGGGCTGA
- a CDS encoding glycosyltransferase — MTRPYRPLVDLPPATDPPAYGRWRHVLIGDGESPHLLKWARALAPQVDLWVASSRGFLPGFDDLVPPRGRLALGESMDHSGGNVGLLKRLPELGRWLQEVDADWIHPHYLTSHGTLAMGAKKGWKLRGQIVGSAWGSDILVTPKRGPHYRWITSQILKACTLTTSDSEHMAAQMRQLGAGEVRVFPFGLEQMPPRPPHKAPWSFFANRGLEPIYRPDRVITAFASVVSAYPEARLTIANDGSLRAALENRVGELGLANHIEFVGRLGAEAQAHCYERAQWYLSMPSSDSVAVSVLEAMAHGCIPLLSDLPANHELVRSGLNGLILTDAPIELMNLPQQLAPMLSQATRIGRDNHEWVRLHGQFAPAVEGLLGRLAELM, encoded by the coding sequence ATGACACGACCGTATCGCCCCCTCGTCGACCTGCCGCCCGCCACCGACCCGCCCGCCTACGGCCGCTGGCGCCATGTGCTCATTGGCGATGGCGAAAGCCCGCACCTGCTGAAATGGGCCCGCGCCCTCGCGCCACAGGTGGACCTGTGGGTGGCGTCGAGCCGCGGGTTCCTGCCCGGGTTCGACGACCTGGTGCCACCGCGCGGGCGCCTGGCGCTCGGCGAATCGATGGACCACTCCGGCGGCAACGTCGGCCTGCTCAAGCGCCTGCCGGAACTCGGCCGCTGGCTGCAGGAGGTGGACGCCGACTGGATCCACCCGCACTACCTGACCTCGCACGGCACGCTGGCCATGGGCGCCAAGAAGGGCTGGAAGCTGCGCGGCCAGATCGTCGGCTCCGCGTGGGGCAGCGACATCCTCGTCACCCCGAAGCGCGGCCCGCACTACCGCTGGATCACCTCGCAGATCCTCAAGGCCTGCACCCTGACCACCAGCGACTCCGAACACATGGCCGCGCAGATGCGCCAGCTCGGCGCGGGCGAGGTGCGCGTGTTCCCCTTCGGGCTGGAGCAGATGCCGCCCCGCCCGCCGCACAAGGCGCCGTGGAGCTTCTTCGCCAACCGCGGGCTGGAGCCGATCTACCGGCCCGACCGGGTGATCACCGCGTTCGCCTCCGTCGTCTCGGCCTACCCGGAGGCGCGGCTGACCATCGCCAACGACGGCTCGCTGCGCGCCGCGCTCGAGAACCGCGTGGGCGAGCTGGGCCTGGCGAACCACATCGAATTTGTCGGCCGGCTCGGCGCCGAGGCGCAGGCGCACTGCTACGAACGCGCGCAGTGGTACCTGAGCATGCCGTCGAGCGATTCGGTGGCGGTGTCGGTGCTGGAGGCGATGGCGCACGGCTGCATCCCGCTGCTGTCGGACCTGCCGGCCAACCACGAACTGGTGCGCTCGGGCCTGAACGGACTGATCCTGACGGACGCCCCGATCGAGCTGATGAACCTGCCGCAGCAGCTCGCGCCGATGCTGTCGCAGGCCACCCGGATCGGCCGCGACAACCACGAGTGGGTACGGCTGCACGGCCAGTTCGCGCCCGCGGTGGAAGGGCTGCTCGGGCGGCTGGCCGAACTGATGTGA